From one Gracilibacillus salinarum genomic stretch:
- the fliH gene encoding flagellar assembly protein FliH, whose product MSNYSLPKRQIQLRKVESPAARSEQKEVMTEKETITQQIADAKHQLNDTLQHTERLKLTAQQEIDKLRNDWEEERQQYIEQAQQEGYQQGFQQGKQDSTTQFQSLINQAEDVLRTANKEYHKIVAESDETILHLSLAVAEKVIQQSLEEDRAKFVGIAKSLMDQVKEHPAVTLFVSAQYYPVIQEYKEELNAILIKDIEFMIYPSSILAGEQIMIETPFGKIDASVDTQLEEIRNQLSYVVEEITREYTNDIE is encoded by the coding sequence CCAGCTGCACGTTCAGAACAAAAAGAGGTTATGACTGAAAAAGAAACGATCACTCAACAAATAGCAGATGCAAAACACCAGTTGAATGATACATTACAGCACACGGAACGGCTAAAGCTGACAGCACAGCAAGAAATCGACAAACTCCGAAACGACTGGGAAGAAGAACGTCAACAGTACATAGAACAGGCGCAACAAGAAGGGTATCAACAAGGGTTTCAGCAAGGAAAACAGGATAGTACGACGCAATTTCAGTCCCTAATTAATCAGGCGGAAGATGTATTGCGGACTGCTAATAAGGAATATCATAAAATTGTTGCAGAAAGTGATGAGACCATTTTGCATTTGTCGCTGGCAGTAGCAGAGAAAGTGATTCAACAATCTCTGGAAGAAGACCGTGCGAAATTCGTTGGAATCGCAAAGTCGCTAATGGATCAGGTCAAAGAGCATCCTGCTGTGACATTATTTGTCTCTGCACAATATTATCCTGTCATACAAGAATACAAAGAAGAATTAAATGCTATTTTGATTAAAGATATCGAGTTTATGATTTATCCATCTTCTATATTAGCTGGTGAACAAATCATGATTGAGACACCTTTCGGCAAAATAGACGCTTCTGTAGATACCCAACTGGAAGAAATAAGAAATCAGCTTTCGTATGTTGTGGAGGAGATCACACGTGAATACACAAATGATATTGAATGA